The following are from one region of the Luteimonas sp. MC1572 genome:
- a CDS encoding response regulator transcription factor yields MHLLVVEDNRNLVANLFDYFEARGHMLDAAPDGPTGLHLAGHHAYDAIVLDWMLPRLDGPEVLRRLREDGSDVPVLMLTARDELPDKIIGFRAGADDYLTKPFALPELEVRLEALVARATGRGRRRVLEVADLKLDLATLEATRGGRVLHLYPACRKLLEVLMRASPAAVTRDRLEHALWGDDPPDGDMLRSHVYELRRSVDEPFERKLIHTLPRVGYRIAELPAEGGDG; encoded by the coding sequence ATGCACCTGCTGGTCGTGGAGGACAACCGCAACCTGGTCGCCAATCTCTTCGACTATTTCGAAGCCCGCGGCCACATGCTTGACGCGGCGCCCGATGGCCCCACCGGGCTGCACCTGGCCGGGCACCACGCATACGACGCCATCGTCCTCGACTGGATGCTGCCGCGCCTCGACGGGCCGGAAGTGCTGCGCCGCCTGCGCGAGGACGGCAGCGACGTGCCGGTGCTGATGCTGACCGCGCGCGACGAACTGCCCGACAAGATCATCGGCTTCCGCGCCGGTGCCGACGACTACCTGACCAAGCCGTTCGCGCTGCCGGAACTCGAGGTGCGCCTCGAGGCACTGGTGGCGCGTGCCACCGGCCGCGGGCGCAGGCGCGTGCTCGAGGTCGCCGACCTCAAGCTGGACCTTGCCACGCTGGAGGCCACGCGCGGTGGCCGCGTGCTGCACCTCTACCCGGCCTGCCGCAAGCTGCTGGAAGTGCTGATGCGCGCCAGCCCCGCGGCGGTGACCCGGGACCGCCTGGAGCACGCGCTCTGGGGTGACGATCCGCCCGATGGCGACATGCTGCGTTCGCACGTCTACGAGCTGCGGCGCAGCGTCGACGAACCGTTCGAGCGCAAGCTGATCCATACCCTGCCGCGCGTCGGCTATCGCATCGCCGAGCTGCCGGCAGAAGGTGGTGACGGATGA
- a CDS encoding glycosyltransferase family 39 protein: protein MPPLPPAPRHARTWLLALLILLALGAGIGLRDPSPPDEPRFALAARAMVDSGDWLVPRRGHEAYAEKPPVFMWMQAASWTVVRDWRVAFLLPSLLAALATLALVHAAAGRLWSRRHAPWAMGALFVCLQFGLQAKRAQIDMVLVALTTLSLCALLRHLLAGRDRRWLAVAMFAAGLGTVTKGVGFLPLLVLLPWLGVRRRQTHLPTRRVAGDAALALAAFAAGAAVWLAPLGLALLRNPDPALQAYAHELLFRQTGERYVNAWHHVQPPWYYAQTIATLWLPGALLLPWLLPAWWRRLRRGDPRYVLLLGWAALVLLFFSLSPGKREVYVFPALPALCLAAAPLLPALLRRAGVRRLLCGWLLLVGALCLGAATSGLADAAWAARLAASRGIEPADMRTLLWALGVLGAGAWVLAAVFRGRRIALALVLFTAMVWMTYGLALAPALDASSSGRALMQRVDTRIGADGELGAVAWREQHLLQARRPMTEFGFKRPWHLQWRDAAAWAAQAPERRWLWLPDEALNPCVDRGRALRMGRASRQDWWLVAGTDIDPHCQAPPFARDGD, encoded by the coding sequence ATGCCGCCATTGCCTCCCGCCCCAAGACACGCGCGCACCTGGCTCCTGGCCCTGCTGATCCTGCTCGCGCTCGGCGCGGGAATCGGCCTGCGCGATCCATCGCCCCCGGACGAGCCGCGGTTCGCGCTGGCGGCACGCGCCATGGTGGACAGCGGCGACTGGCTGGTGCCGCGCCGCGGCCACGAAGCCTACGCCGAGAAGCCCCCGGTATTCATGTGGATGCAGGCCGCCAGCTGGACCGTCGTCCGCGACTGGCGCGTGGCGTTCCTGCTGCCGTCGCTGCTCGCGGCACTGGCGACGCTGGCGCTGGTACATGCCGCCGCCGGGCGGCTTTGGTCGCGGCGGCACGCGCCGTGGGCAATGGGCGCGCTGTTCGTGTGCCTGCAGTTCGGCCTGCAGGCCAAGCGCGCGCAGATCGACATGGTGCTGGTGGCGCTGACCACGCTGTCGCTGTGCGCCCTGCTGCGCCACCTGCTGGCAGGCCGCGACCGGAGGTGGCTGGCAGTCGCCATGTTCGCCGCGGGACTGGGCACGGTGACCAAGGGCGTGGGCTTCCTGCCGCTGCTGGTGCTGCTGCCGTGGCTGGGGGTCCGGCGGCGCCAGACGCATCTCCCTACCAGGCGCGTCGCGGGTGATGCCGCGCTCGCGCTTGCCGCGTTCGCCGCCGGGGCGGCGGTGTGGCTGGCACCGCTCGGCCTCGCGCTGCTGCGCAACCCGGATCCGGCGCTGCAGGCCTACGCGCACGAGCTGCTCTTCCGCCAGACCGGCGAGCGCTACGTCAACGCCTGGCACCACGTGCAGCCGCCCTGGTACTACGCGCAGACCATCGCCACGCTGTGGCTGCCGGGCGCCCTGCTGCTGCCTTGGCTGCTGCCGGCGTGGTGGCGGCGCCTGCGCCGCGGCGATCCGCGCTACGTGCTGCTGCTGGGCTGGGCGGCGCTGGTGCTGCTGTTCTTTTCGCTGAGCCCCGGCAAGCGCGAGGTGTATGTGTTCCCGGCGCTGCCGGCGCTGTGCCTGGCCGCGGCACCGCTGCTGCCGGCGCTGCTGCGCCGCGCCGGCGTGCGCCGGCTGCTGTGCGGCTGGCTGCTGCTGGTCGGTGCGTTGTGCCTGGGCGCCGCGACGAGCGGCCTGGCGGACGCCGCCTGGGCCGCGCGCCTCGCCGCATCGCGTGGCATCGAACCCGCGGACATGCGCACGCTGCTGTGGGCGCTCGGTGTGCTCGGCGCCGGTGCCTGGGTGCTGGCCGCGGTCTTCCGCGGGCGACGCATCGCGCTCGCGCTCGTCCTGTTCACGGCGATGGTATGGATGACGTACGGGCTGGCGCTCGCGCCGGCGCTGGACGCCTCGAGCTCGGGTCGCGCGCTGATGCAGCGGGTGGACACGCGGATTGGCGCGGACGGCGAACTCGGCGCCGTGGCATGGCGGGAACAGCATCTCCTGCAGGCCAGGCGCCCGATGACCGAGTTCGGGTTCAAACGTCCCTGGCACCTGCAGTGGCGCGACGCCGCGGCGTGGGCCGCCCAGGCCCCCGAACGGCGCTGGCTGTGGCTGCCAGACGAAGCACTCAACCCTTGCGTGGACCGTGGCCGGGCCCTGCGCATGGGCCGCGCCAGCCGCCAGGACTGGTGGCTGGTAGCGGGCACGGACATCGACCCGCACTGCCAGGCGCCACCGTTCGCCCGGGATGGCGATTAA
- a CDS encoding glycosyltransferase family 2 protein: protein MNLPPARGPWTPTLSVVVPAFNEAANLPALIDEIDAALATAVNSYEIICVDDASDDGTDTALARCMATRPHLRVLRHRVRSGQSAALRSGVRVARAPWVATLDGDGQNDPADLPRLLQARAAANDDVRLFAGWRVKREDSASKRVASRIANAIRARLLNDATPDTGCGIKLFARDAFLDLPAFDHMHRYLPALMQRAGWRTLSVPVGHRPRLHGHSKYDNLGRALVGISDLRGVLWLLRRGACAVADERATQDSGVMP, encoded by the coding sequence ATGAACCTTCCTCCGGCACGCGGCCCGTGGACACCCACGCTCAGCGTCGTGGTGCCGGCGTTCAACGAGGCCGCCAACCTGCCGGCGCTGATCGACGAGATCGACGCGGCGCTTGCCACCGCCGTCAACAGCTACGAAATCATCTGCGTCGACGACGCCTCCGACGACGGCACTGACACCGCACTGGCCAGGTGCATGGCGACGCGCCCGCACCTGCGCGTGCTGCGCCACCGCGTGCGCAGCGGGCAGAGCGCGGCGCTGCGCAGCGGCGTCAGGGTCGCGCGCGCGCCCTGGGTGGCGACGCTCGACGGCGACGGCCAGAACGATCCCGCCGACCTGCCGCGGCTGCTGCAGGCGCGTGCCGCCGCCAACGACGACGTGCGCCTGTTCGCGGGATGGCGCGTGAAGCGCGAGGATTCCGCCAGCAAGCGCGTGGCCTCGCGCATCGCCAACGCGATCCGCGCGCGCCTGCTGAATGACGCTACGCCGGATACCGGCTGCGGCATCAAGCTGTTCGCGCGCGATGCGTTCCTGGACCTGCCCGCGTTCGACCACATGCATCGCTACCTGCCGGCGCTGATGCAGCGCGCCGGCTGGCGCACCCTCAGCGTGCCGGTGGGCCACCGCCCGCGCCTGCACGGGCACAGCAAGTACGACAACCTCGGGCGCGCGCTGGTCGGCATCAGCGACCTGCGCGGCGTGCTCTGGCTGCTGCGGCGCGGCGCCTGCGCCGTCGCCGACGAACGCGCAACGCAGGACTCAGGAGTGATGCCATGA
- a CDS encoding phosphoethanolamine--lipid A transferase → MSVVALPLRRSHDVLGRLRTWRPLITVESLALWASLYFVLACNGPFWHAVFATGALAGASGALAAACLLVLVFALQAFLFCVLLHGPLAKPVLALLLLAGAAANHYARTYGIYFDTDMVRNVLHTDAREAGELLAWGLLPSLALHAGLPLLVLSRIRLRRRTPARAGLTRLGWLLALALVAAGSALGGFQDLSALMRNNRELRHLITPGNLVVAAATIARGDGAMQGPRRVLGGDAVLAARPPEARPRLLVLVIGETVRAQNWGLNGYARQTTPRLAASDAINFADVDACGTSTEVSLPCMFSPDGRDGYDKARLANSESLLHVLEHAGVHSTWRDNQSGCKGVCTGLAYESMHDTAAATCGAHECHDEVLLDGLDAAIDRWPDDQVIVLHQVGNHGPAYHRRAPERLRRFTPTCDTDDLGLCSRDQVVNSYDNAVLATDDLLADTIALLARRDDRDSALLYVSDHGESLGENGLYLHGLPYAIAPDTQKKVPMLAWLSPGMAVARHLDHACLRRRAHSPASHDDLFHSVLGLLEVRTALYDRRHDVFSECVA, encoded by the coding sequence GTGAGCGTTGTCGCACTGCCGCTGCGCCGCAGCCACGACGTACTTGGCCGGCTGCGCACCTGGCGGCCCCTGATCACGGTGGAATCGCTGGCGCTGTGGGCCAGCCTGTACTTCGTGCTGGCGTGCAACGGGCCGTTCTGGCATGCGGTGTTCGCGACCGGGGCGCTGGCCGGCGCATCCGGCGCGCTCGCGGCGGCGTGCCTGCTGGTGCTGGTGTTCGCGCTGCAGGCCTTCCTGTTCTGCGTGCTGCTGCATGGCCCGCTGGCGAAGCCGGTGCTCGCGCTGCTGCTGCTGGCGGGCGCCGCGGCCAACCACTACGCGCGCACGTACGGCATCTATTTCGACACCGACATGGTGCGCAACGTGCTGCATACCGACGCCCGCGAGGCGGGCGAGCTGCTGGCCTGGGGCCTGCTGCCGTCGTTGGCGCTGCATGCCGGGCTGCCACTCCTGGTGCTGTCGCGCATCCGGCTGCGCCGCCGCACGCCCGCGCGTGCCGGCTTGACCCGCCTGGGCTGGCTGCTGGCGCTGGCGCTGGTTGCCGCCGGCAGCGCGCTCGGCGGGTTCCAGGACCTCTCGGCACTGATGCGCAACAACCGCGAGCTGCGGCACCTGATCACGCCCGGCAACCTGGTCGTCGCGGCGGCGACCATCGCCCGTGGCGATGGCGCCATGCAGGGCCCGCGCCGCGTGCTCGGCGGCGACGCCGTGCTTGCCGCCCGCCCGCCCGAAGCGCGGCCGCGCCTGCTGGTGCTGGTGATTGGCGAGACCGTGCGCGCGCAGAACTGGGGATTGAACGGCTACGCGCGGCAGACCACGCCGCGGCTGGCCGCGTCCGACGCGATCAATTTCGCCGACGTCGACGCCTGCGGCACCAGCACCGAAGTCTCGCTGCCGTGCATGTTTTCGCCGGACGGTCGCGACGGTTACGACAAGGCGCGCCTGGCGAATTCGGAATCGCTGCTGCATGTGCTCGAACACGCCGGCGTGCACAGCACCTGGCGCGACAACCAGTCCGGCTGCAAGGGCGTCTGCACCGGCCTGGCCTACGAGTCGATGCATGACACGGCCGCGGCGACCTGCGGCGCGCACGAATGTCATGACGAGGTCCTGCTGGATGGTCTCGATGCGGCCATCGATCGCTGGCCCGACGACCAGGTGATCGTGCTGCACCAGGTTGGCAACCACGGCCCCGCCTATCACCGCCGCGCGCCGGAGCGCCTGCGGCGCTTCACGCCGACCTGCGACACCGACGACCTCGGCCTTTGCAGCCGCGACCAGGTGGTGAACAGCTACGACAACGCGGTGCTCGCCACCGACGACCTGCTGGCGGACACCATCGCGCTGCTGGCCCGCCGCGACGATCGCGACAGCGCACTGCTGTATGTCTCCGACCACGGTGAATCGCTGGGCGAGAACGGCCTCTACCTGCACGGCCTGCCGTACGCCATCGCACCCGACACGCAGAAGAAGGTGCCGATGCTGGCGTGGCTGTCGCCGGGCATGGCGGTGGCGCGCCACCTGGACCACGCTTGCCTGCGCCGGCGGGCCCATTCACCGGCCAGCCACGACGACCTGTTCCATTCTGTGCTCGGATTGCTCGAGGTGCGCACCGCGCTCTACGATCGCCGCCATGACGTGTTCTCGGAGTGCGTCGCATGA
- the dinB gene encoding DNA polymerase IV, protein MRKILHIDMDAFYASVEQRDDPALRGRPVVVAWRGARSVVCAASYEARVFGVRSAMPAVRAERLCPDAVFVPPDFARYKAVSRQVREIFLRHTDLVQPLSLDEAYLDVTAPKIASPSATESARMIRAAIREETALTASAGIAPNKFLAKIASDWNKPDGQFVIRPSQVDAFLAPLPVGRIPGVGKVMEAKLAAIGVATMGDLRAFAVEELQLRFGSFGASLHRRAHGIDERPVEPDQPVQSISAEDTFATDLPLEELEPAIRALAAKAWAASRKTERVGRTVVLKLKTAQFRILTRSYTPESPPATEAEFTAFALALRERVDLPASTRYRLVGVGLGGFREPGVLPRQAALFDPR, encoded by the coding sequence ATGCGCAAGATCCTGCACATCGACATGGATGCGTTCTATGCATCGGTGGAGCAGCGCGACGATCCCGCCCTGCGCGGGCGCCCCGTGGTCGTGGCCTGGCGCGGCGCGCGCTCGGTGGTATGCGCGGCGTCGTACGAGGCGCGCGTGTTCGGCGTGCGCTCGGCGATGCCGGCGGTGCGCGCCGAGCGGCTGTGCCCGGACGCGGTGTTCGTGCCGCCGGATTTCGCGCGCTACAAGGCGGTCTCCCGGCAGGTGCGCGAGATCTTCCTGCGCCATACCGACCTCGTGCAGCCGCTGTCGCTGGACGAGGCCTACCTCGACGTCACCGCGCCGAAGATCGCCTCGCCGAGCGCCACCGAATCGGCGCGCATGATCCGCGCGGCGATCCGCGAAGAGACCGCGCTCACCGCGTCGGCCGGCATCGCGCCCAACAAGTTCCTGGCCAAGATCGCCTCGGACTGGAACAAGCCGGACGGCCAGTTCGTGATCCGCCCGTCGCAGGTCGACGCCTTCCTCGCGCCACTGCCGGTGGGGCGCATTCCGGGCGTGGGCAAGGTGATGGAGGCGAAGCTTGCCGCGATCGGCGTGGCCACCATGGGCGACCTGCGTGCATTCGCGGTCGAGGAACTGCAGCTGCGCTTCGGCAGCTTCGGCGCCAGCCTGCACCGGCGTGCGCACGGCATCGACGAGCGGCCGGTGGAGCCGGACCAGCCGGTGCAGTCGATCTCCGCCGAGGACACCTTTGCCACCGACCTGCCGCTGGAGGAACTCGAGCCCGCGATCCGCGCGCTGGCGGCCAAGGCCTGGGCGGCAAGCCGCAAGACGGAGCGCGTGGGGCGCACGGTGGTGCTGAAGCTCAAGACCGCGCAGTTCCGCATCCTGACGCGCAGCTACACGCCGGAATCGCCCCCGGCCACCGAAGCCGAATTCACGGCGTTCGCGCTTGCCCTGCGGGAACGCGTCGACCTGCCCGCGTCGACACGCTACCGGCTGGTCGGAGTAGGCCTCGGCGGATTCCGCGAGCCCGGGGTTCTGCCGCGCCAGGCGGCGCTGTTCGATCCGCGCTGA
- a CDS encoding M13-type metalloendopeptidase has protein sequence MNSKNPRVLLLSVAVATALAACSGQDGTAAAAASAEAARVTLDESQLQAVNRFSAADVDPAVAACTDFGAHVNGPWLAGNAIPGDRTSWGSFEVLTERSQQIQRQLAEQAAALTDASLTEKIVGDLWATGMDAEAINAQGLAPLQADLDAIAAIDGADALAGYLHSSAASGNNALFRFYAGPDFKDSATNIAYAMQGGLGLPDRSYYFDAAHADKLAAYQQHVARVLALSGVDTAAADKQAADVVAFEKRLAGVSKSRVELSRDAELRYNPVSLADAEKLAPAFGWAKFFEAQGVAAPAMFSLAIPAFHAEVGTMLADVPVATWQSYLRFHAVDDASPYLGDDFVQANYDFYAKTLRGQQEMQERGKRVLDALNGVAGETLGQMYVKVAFPAESKAQMEALVKNLSDALKVRIENLAWMSDATKVKAMEKWASFTPKIGYPDVWRDWTGLATSRDSFIGNVQAANAFNYAWNMGKIGKPVDRSEWGMSPQTVNAYYRSSANEIVFPAGILQPPFFDPAATPELNYGGIGAVIGHEMIHGYDDQGSRFGPTGNFENWWTDADAAGFKQLTDQLVAQFNGYEAAPGKFVNGKLTLGENIADLGGLAVAYDAMKAAAGASADPMTDGLSRDQRFFANWATVWRRNFTDEELAVRLATDSHAPANFRAVGAPSNLPAFAAAWSCEAGSPMIRAGNDQIVIW, from the coding sequence GTGAATTCCAAGAATCCCCGCGTCCTGCTGCTGTCCGTCGCCGTCGCCACCGCGCTCGCCGCATGTTCCGGCCAGGACGGCACCGCGGCCGCCGCCGCCAGCGCCGAAGCCGCGCGCGTCACCCTCGACGAGTCGCAGCTGCAGGCCGTCAACCGCTTCTCCGCGGCCGACGTCGACCCCGCGGTCGCCGCATGCACGGACTTCGGCGCGCACGTCAACGGACCGTGGCTTGCCGGCAACGCGATTCCGGGCGACCGCACGTCGTGGGGCTCGTTCGAGGTGCTGACCGAACGTTCGCAGCAGATCCAGCGCCAGCTGGCCGAACAGGCCGCAGCGCTCACCGACGCCAGCCTGACCGAGAAGATCGTCGGCGACCTGTGGGCCACCGGCATGGACGCCGAGGCGATCAACGCCCAGGGGCTCGCCCCGCTGCAGGCCGACCTCGACGCGATCGCCGCGATCGACGGTGCCGACGCGCTCGCCGGCTACCTGCACAGCAGCGCCGCCAGCGGCAACAACGCGCTGTTCCGCTTCTACGCCGGCCCCGACTTCAAGGATTCGGCGACCAACATCGCCTATGCCATGCAGGGCGGGCTGGGCCTCCCGGACCGCAGCTATTACTTCGACGCCGCGCACGCCGACAAGCTCGCCGCCTACCAGCAGCACGTCGCGCGCGTGCTCGCGCTGTCGGGCGTGGATACCGCAGCGGCGGACAAGCAGGCTGCCGACGTGGTGGCGTTCGAGAAGCGCCTGGCCGGCGTGTCCAAGTCGCGCGTGGAGCTCTCGCGTGACGCCGAGCTGCGCTACAACCCGGTGTCGCTGGCCGACGCCGAGAAGCTCGCGCCGGCGTTTGGCTGGGCGAAGTTCTTCGAAGCCCAGGGCGTGGCCGCGCCTGCGATGTTCTCGCTCGCCATCCCGGCGTTCCACGCCGAGGTCGGCACCATGCTGGCCGATGTGCCGGTGGCGACCTGGCAGTCCTACCTGCGCTTCCACGCGGTCGACGATGCTTCGCCGTACCTCGGCGACGACTTCGTGCAGGCCAACTACGATTTCTACGCCAAGACCCTGCGCGGCCAGCAGGAGATGCAGGAGCGCGGCAAGCGCGTGCTCGACGCCCTCAACGGCGTGGCCGGCGAGACGCTGGGCCAGATGTACGTGAAGGTCGCGTTCCCGGCCGAGTCCAAGGCGCAGATGGAAGCGCTGGTGAAGAACCTCAGCGACGCGCTGAAGGTGCGCATCGAAAACCTGGCCTGGATGTCCGACGCCACCAAGGTCAAGGCGATGGAGAAGTGGGCCAGCTTCACGCCCAAGATCGGCTACCCCGACGTGTGGCGCGACTGGACCGGCCTTGCCACCTCGCGTGACAGCTTCATCGGCAACGTGCAGGCCGCCAACGCGTTCAACTACGCCTGGAACATGGGCAAGATCGGCAAGCCCGTGGACCGCAGCGAGTGGGGCATGAGCCCGCAGACGGTCAACGCCTACTACCGCTCCAGCGCCAACGAGATCGTGTTCCCGGCCGGCATCCTGCAGCCGCCGTTCTTCGACCCGGCGGCCACGCCCGAGCTCAACTACGGCGGCATCGGCGCGGTGATCGGCCACGAGATGATCCACGGCTATGACGACCAGGGCAGCCGTTTCGGGCCCACCGGCAACTTCGAGAACTGGTGGACCGACGCCGACGCGGCCGGCTTCAAGCAGCTCACCGACCAGCTCGTCGCGCAGTTCAACGGCTACGAGGCGGCGCCCGGCAAGTTCGTCAACGGCAAGCTGACGCTGGGCGAGAACATCGCCGATCTCGGCGGCCTGGCAGTGGCCTACGACGCGATGAAGGCGGCCGCCGGCGCCAGTGCGGATCCGATGACCGACGGCCTGAGCCGCGACCAGCGCTTCTTCGCCAACTGGGCCACGGTGTGGCGCCGCAACTTCACCGACGAGGAACTGGCGGTGCGCCTGGCGACCGACTCGCACGCACCCGCGAATTTCCGCGCGGTCGGTGCACCGTCGAACCTGCCGGCGTTCGCCGCGGCGTGGTCGTGCGAGGCGGGCTCGCCGATGATCCGCGCCGGGAACGACCAGATCGTCATCTGGTAA
- a CDS encoding bifunctional acetate--CoA ligase family protein/GNAT family N-acetyltransferase, whose protein sequence is MSTYALDAVFAPRSVAVVGASPRERSLGRLVLQQVREGGFSGPVGLVNPFHREIEGVAAAPSIDALGFQPDLVVIATPPGEVAAVVAAAAACGTRAAIVLTRGMGAGPGSHNAALEAVARPLGLRIVGPNCLGVVAPHAGLFASFAAHRPLAGDLALLSQSGAVAAGVLEWAHPRGIGFSAVASLGDAIDVDFADLLDYFAVDRHTRAILLYLEEVRDARKFVTAARAAARGKPVVVVRPGRHVPAPMHAQTHTARLATPDAAYEAAFRRAGLLRVHALDELFAAVETLSHLGDVPGKRLAVLTNGAGAGMLALDRLIDLGGQPAALSPATVQQLDRAYPLGWSRNNPVDMLGDADGTRYAAGMDALLSDPGNDAVLVMHAPTVLSDPGEAADAVVRTLAARPRGLVRKPTLAVWMGGDPESMAKLGEAGIPSYASEAEAVRGFMYLVRHREAQQALMETPPSLPEDFVVDRGAADAVVAAALHAGEEWLAPGAVATLLEAYGIPFARALPAEDAAAAARIAAPMLAAGGKVAVKVLSPDIAHKSDVDGVRLNLASEDAVREAAGEVMRRAAARRPEARIAGVLVQPMALRPKAREVLAGIADDAVFGPVVVFGRGGTAVEVIDDKTLALPPLDLRLAHEMIGRTRVSRILKAYRDVPAADERALALVLVKLAQLAADIPAVREVDINPLLVDADGVLALDARVAVSVSRQLHKGRGHPRFAVFPYPKELERTMTLADGREALVRPVRPEDDAMFRHFFDKVSAEDLRLRFFRAVRDFSHDFIARLVQLDYARSMALVAVDAGSGEMLGAVRLLADANYDRGEYGIMVRSDLKGAGLGWRLMEEMVEVARWMGLKVIEGQVLRENSTMLRMCRQLGFRVVPDPDDATVMLVTLPVPHGDRVHPT, encoded by the coding sequence GTGAGTACGTACGCGCTCGACGCGGTCTTCGCGCCGCGTTCGGTCGCCGTGGTGGGCGCCAGCCCGCGCGAGCGGTCGCTCGGCCGGCTGGTGCTGCAGCAGGTGCGCGAAGGCGGGTTTTCCGGCCCGGTGGGCCTGGTGAACCCGTTCCACCGCGAGATCGAGGGCGTGGCAGCCGCGCCGTCGATCGATGCCCTCGGTTTCCAACCCGACCTGGTGGTGATCGCCACGCCGCCCGGCGAGGTCGCCGCGGTCGTGGCAGCCGCGGCTGCGTGCGGCACCCGTGCGGCGATCGTGCTCACCCGTGGCATGGGCGCCGGCCCGGGCTCGCACAACGCCGCGCTCGAAGCGGTGGCGCGCCCGCTCGGGCTGCGCATCGTCGGACCCAATTGCCTGGGCGTGGTGGCGCCGCATGCCGGGCTGTTCGCGAGCTTTGCCGCGCATCGTCCGCTCGCCGGCGACCTGGCGCTGCTGTCGCAGTCCGGCGCGGTGGCGGCGGGCGTGCTGGAGTGGGCGCATCCGCGCGGGATCGGTTTTTCGGCGGTGGCGTCGCTGGGTGACGCGATCGACGTCGACTTCGCCGACCTGCTCGATTACTTCGCGGTCGACCGCCATACGCGCGCCATCCTGCTGTACCTCGAGGAAGTCCGCGACGCGCGCAAGTTCGTGACCGCGGCGCGCGCCGCCGCACGCGGCAAGCCGGTGGTCGTGGTGCGTCCCGGCCGGCACGTGCCAGCGCCAATGCACGCGCAGACCCACACCGCGCGCCTGGCGACGCCGGACGCCGCGTATGAAGCCGCGTTCCGCCGCGCCGGCCTGCTGCGCGTGCACGCGCTGGACGAGCTGTTCGCCGCGGTGGAGACGCTGTCGCACCTCGGCGACGTGCCCGGCAAGCGCCTGGCGGTGCTCACCAACGGTGCCGGCGCCGGGATGCTGGCGCTCGACCGCCTCATCGACCTGGGCGGCCAGCCGGCCGCGCTGTCGCCCGCGACCGTGCAGCAGCTCGACCGCGCGTATCCGCTCGGCTGGTCGCGCAACAATCCGGTGGACATGCTGGGCGACGCCGACGGCACGCGTTACGCGGCCGGCATGGACGCACTGCTGTCCGATCCCGGAAACGACGCGGTGCTGGTGATGCACGCGCCGACCGTGCTCTCCGATCCTGGCGAGGCCGCGGACGCCGTGGTGCGCACGCTCGCCGCGCGCCCGCGCGGCCTGGTGCGCAAGCCGACGCTGGCGGTGTGGATGGGAGGTGACCCGGAATCGATGGCGAAGCTCGGCGAGGCCGGGATTCCCAGCTACGCCAGCGAGGCCGAAGCCGTGCGCGGCTTCATGTACCTCGTCCGCCATCGCGAAGCGCAGCAGGCGCTGATGGAGACGCCACCGAGCCTGCCCGAGGACTTCGTGGTGGACCGCGGCGCGGCGGATGCGGTGGTGGCCGCCGCGCTGCACGCCGGCGAGGAGTGGCTTGCGCCCGGTGCGGTCGCGACGCTGCTCGAGGCCTACGGCATTCCCTTCGCGCGCGCGCTGCCGGCGGAGGATGCCGCCGCCGCCGCGCGCATCGCCGCACCGATGCTGGCCGCCGGCGGCAAGGTGGCGGTCAAGGTGCTGTCGCCGGACATCGCGCACAAGTCGGACGTCGACGGTGTGCGCCTCAACCTCGCCAGCGAGGACGCGGTGCGCGAGGCAGCGGGCGAGGTGATGCGCCGCGCGGCGGCGCGGCGGCCCGAGGCGCGCATCGCGGGCGTGCTGGTGCAGCCGATGGCGCTGCGGCCGAAGGCGCGCGAAGTGCTGGCCGGCATCGCCGACGATGCGGTGTTCGGGCCGGTGGTGGTGTTCGGCCGCGGCGGCACCGCGGTCGAGGTGATCGACGACAAGACCCTCGCCCTGCCGCCGCTCGACCTGCGCCTGGCGCACGAGATGATCGGCCGCACGCGCGTATCGCGCATCCTCAAGGCCTACCGCGACGTACCCGCCGCCGACGAGCGCGCGCTGGCGCTGGTGCTGGTCAAGCTGGCGCAGCTGGCCGCCGACATCCCGGCGGTGCGCGAGGTCGACATCAACCCGCTGCTGGTCGATGCCGACGGCGTGCTGGCGCTGGACGCGCGCGTGGCGGTGTCGGTGTCGCGGCAGCTGCACAAGGGCCGCGGCCACCCGCGCTTCGCGGTGTTCCCGTATCCGAAGGAGCTGGAGCGCACGATGACGCTCGCCGACGGACGCGAGGCGCTCGTGCGCCCGGTGCGCCCCGAGGACGACGCGATGTTCCGGCACTTCTTCGACAAGGTCAGCGCCGAGGATCTGCGCCTGCGCTTCTTCCGCGCGGTGCGCGACTTCAGCCACGATTTCATCGCCCGCCTGGTGCAGCTCGACTACGCGCGTTCGATGGCGCTGGTGGCGGTCGACGCCGGCAGCGGCGAGATGCTTGGCGCAGTGCGCCTGCTGGCCGATGCCAACTACGACCGCGGCGAGTACGGGATCATGGTGCGCTCCGACCTCAAGGGCGCCGGCCTGGGCTGGCGGCTGATGGAGGAGATGGTGGAGGTCGCGCGCTGGATGGGCCTGAAGGTGATCGAGGGCCAGGTGCTGCGCGAAAACAGCACCATGCTGCGCATGTGCCGGCAGCTCGGCTTCAGGGTGGTGCCGGATCCGGACGACGCCACGGTCATGCTGGTCACGCTTCCGGTACCGCATGGGGACCGGGTGCATCCCACGTGA